One Aegilops tauschii subsp. strangulata cultivar AL8/78 chromosome 7, Aet v6.0, whole genome shotgun sequence genomic window carries:
- the LOC109741365 gene encoding uncharacterized protein isoform X2, whose protein sequence is MAGRAPTPATSCRGGEVEYRSSSWRRCQHRVNQSLVRPLDGSLLAEVISCAWSLWVLYLLFIVLSFASLPAQILMLLSSIALQSNTISSPVLRLAVKQITIKEKEVDTLWNLTLSLLVLIDPSTQRNKRFYGPDTIAKSTKKLQWWRIYSPS, encoded by the exons ATGGCTGGTCGAGCACCCACCCCGGCGACCTCCTGCAGAGGAGGAGAGGTCGAGTACAGATCCAGTTCATGGAGGAGATGCCAGCACAG GGTCAATCAGTCTCTTGTTCGTCCTTTGGATGGTTCGCTGCTCGCAGAG GTTATTTCGTGTGCTTGGAGTTTGTGGGTGCTTTACCTCCTTTTTATCGTCTTGTCGTTTGCTTCTTTACCTGCCCAG ATCCTGATGTTGTTGTCTTCAATTGCTTTGCAGTCTAACACTATTAGCTCTCCAGTTCTTCGTCTTGCTGTCAAG CAAATCACTATCAAAGAGAAGGAGGTGGATACATTATGGAATCTGACATTATCCCTGTTAGTGCTAATAGATCCAAGCACGCAAAGAAACAAACGATTTTACGGACCGGATACCATAGCGAAATCAACAAAGAAG TTGCAGTGGTGGAGGATATATTCTCCATCATGA
- the LOC109741365 gene encoding uncharacterized protein isoform X6 gives MVRCSQRLFAHSLLVYVVSEKVISCAWSLWVLYLLFIVLSFASLPAQILMLLSSIALQSNTISSPVLRLAVKQITIKEKEVDTLWNLTLSLLVLIDPSTQRNKRFYGPDTIAKSTKKLQWWRIYSPS, from the exons ATGGTTCGCTGCTCGCAGAG GTTATTTGCTCATTCTCTGCTCGTCTATGTCGTCAGCGAGAAG GTTATTTCGTGTGCTTGGAGTTTGTGGGTGCTTTACCTCCTTTTTATCGTCTTGTCGTTTGCTTCTTTACCTGCCCAG ATCCTGATGTTGTTGTCTTCAATTGCTTTGCAGTCTAACACTATTAGCTCTCCAGTTCTTCGTCTTGCTGTCAAG CAAATCACTATCAAAGAGAAGGAGGTGGATACATTATGGAATCTGACATTATCCCTGTTAGTGCTAATAGATCCAAGCACGCAAAGAAACAAACGATTTTACGGACCGGATACCATAGCGAAATCAACAAAGAAG TTGCAGTGGTGGAGGATATATTCTCCATCATGA
- the LOC109741365 gene encoding uncharacterized protein isoform X4: MAGRAPTPATSCRGGEVEYRSSSWRRCQHRVNQSLVRPLDGSLLAEVISCAWSLWVLYLLFIVLSFASLPAQSNTISSPVLRLAVKQITIKEKEVDTLWNLTLSLLVLIDPSTQRNKRFYGPDTIAKSTKKLQWWRIYSPS, translated from the exons ATGGCTGGTCGAGCACCCACCCCGGCGACCTCCTGCAGAGGAGGAGAGGTCGAGTACAGATCCAGTTCATGGAGGAGATGCCAGCACAG GGTCAATCAGTCTCTTGTTCGTCCTTTGGATGGTTCGCTGCTCGCAGAG GTTATTTCGTGTGCTTGGAGTTTGTGGGTGCTTTACCTCCTTTTTATCGTCTTGTCGTTTGCTTCTTTACCTGCCCAG TCTAACACTATTAGCTCTCCAGTTCTTCGTCTTGCTGTCAAG CAAATCACTATCAAAGAGAAGGAGGTGGATACATTATGGAATCTGACATTATCCCTGTTAGTGCTAATAGATCCAAGCACGCAAAGAAACAAACGATTTTACGGACCGGATACCATAGCGAAATCAACAAAGAAG TTGCAGTGGTGGAGGATATATTCTCCATCATGA
- the LOC109741365 gene encoding uncharacterized protein isoform X1, with the protein MAGRAPTPATSCRGGEVEYRSSSWRRCQHRVNQSLVRPLDGSLLAEVISCAWSLWVLYLLFIVLSFASLPAQILMLLSSIALQSNTISSPVLRLAVKQITIKEKEVDTLWNLTLSLLVLIDPSTQRNKRFYGPDTIAKSTKKHLNTHGRGSLFEPSLVST; encoded by the exons ATGGCTGGTCGAGCACCCACCCCGGCGACCTCCTGCAGAGGAGGAGAGGTCGAGTACAGATCCAGTTCATGGAGGAGATGCCAGCACAG GGTCAATCAGTCTCTTGTTCGTCCTTTGGATGGTTCGCTGCTCGCAGAG GTTATTTCGTGTGCTTGGAGTTTGTGGGTGCTTTACCTCCTTTTTATCGTCTTGTCGTTTGCTTCTTTACCTGCCCAG ATCCTGATGTTGTTGTCTTCAATTGCTTTGCAGTCTAACACTATTAGCTCTCCAGTTCTTCGTCTTGCTGTCAAG CAAATCACTATCAAAGAGAAGGAGGTGGATACATTATGGAATCTGACATTATCCCTGTTAGTGCTAATAGATCCAAGCACGCAAAGAAACAAACGATTTTACGGACCGGATACCATAGCGAAATCAACAAAGAAG CACCTAAATACGCATGGAAGAGGATCACTTTTTGAACCATCTTTGGTCAGCACCTAA
- the LOC109741365 gene encoding uncharacterized protein isoform X5 — protein MVRCSQRLFAHSLLVYVVSEKVISCAWSLWVLYLLFIVLSFASLPAQILMLLSSIALQSNTISSPVLRLAVKQITIKEKEVDTLWNLTLSLLVLIDPSTQRNKRFYGPDTIAKSTKKHLNTHGRGSLFEPSLVST, from the exons ATGGTTCGCTGCTCGCAGAG GTTATTTGCTCATTCTCTGCTCGTCTATGTCGTCAGCGAGAAG GTTATTTCGTGTGCTTGGAGTTTGTGGGTGCTTTACCTCCTTTTTATCGTCTTGTCGTTTGCTTCTTTACCTGCCCAG ATCCTGATGTTGTTGTCTTCAATTGCTTTGCAGTCTAACACTATTAGCTCTCCAGTTCTTCGTCTTGCTGTCAAG CAAATCACTATCAAAGAGAAGGAGGTGGATACATTATGGAATCTGACATTATCCCTGTTAGTGCTAATAGATCCAAGCACGCAAAGAAACAAACGATTTTACGGACCGGATACCATAGCGAAATCAACAAAGAAG CACCTAAATACGCATGGAAGAGGATCACTTTTTGAACCATCTTTGGTCAGCACCTAA
- the LOC109741365 gene encoding uncharacterized protein isoform X3, producing the protein MAGRAPTPATSCRGGEVEYRSSSWRRCQHRVNQSLVRPLDGSLLAEVISCAWSLWVLYLLFIVLSFASLPAQSNTISSPVLRLAVKQITIKEKEVDTLWNLTLSLLVLIDPSTQRNKRFYGPDTIAKSTKKHLNTHGRGSLFEPSLVST; encoded by the exons ATGGCTGGTCGAGCACCCACCCCGGCGACCTCCTGCAGAGGAGGAGAGGTCGAGTACAGATCCAGTTCATGGAGGAGATGCCAGCACAG GGTCAATCAGTCTCTTGTTCGTCCTTTGGATGGTTCGCTGCTCGCAGAG GTTATTTCGTGTGCTTGGAGTTTGTGGGTGCTTTACCTCCTTTTTATCGTCTTGTCGTTTGCTTCTTTACCTGCCCAG TCTAACACTATTAGCTCTCCAGTTCTTCGTCTTGCTGTCAAG CAAATCACTATCAAAGAGAAGGAGGTGGATACATTATGGAATCTGACATTATCCCTGTTAGTGCTAATAGATCCAAGCACGCAAAGAAACAAACGATTTTACGGACCGGATACCATAGCGAAATCAACAAAGAAG CACCTAAATACGCATGGAAGAGGATCACTTTTTGAACCATCTTTGGTCAGCACCTAA
- the LOC109741365 gene encoding uncharacterized protein isoform X7 produces the protein MEEMPAQGQSVSCSSFGWFAARRGYLLILCSSMSSARRLFRVLGVCGCFTSFLSSCRLLLYLPSLTLLALQFFVLLSSKSLSKRRRWIHYGI, from the exons ATGGAGGAGATGCCAGCACAG GGTCAATCAGTCTCTTGTTCGTCCTTTGGATGGTTCGCTGCTCGCAGAG GTTATTTGCTCATTCTCTGCTCGTCTATGTCGTCAGCGAGAAG GTTATTTCGTGTGCTTGGAGTTTGTGGGTGCTTTACCTCCTTTTTATCGTCTTGTCGTTTGCTTCTTTACCTGCCCAG TCTAACACTATTAGCTCTCCAGTTCTTCGTCTTGCTGTCAAG CAAATCACTATCAAAGAGAAGGAGGTGGATACATTATGGAATCTGA